The proteins below come from a single Vicugna pacos chromosome 13, VicPac4, whole genome shotgun sequence genomic window:
- the ITGB3BP gene encoding centromere protein R isoform X1, with translation MPVKRSLKLDGLLKANSFDSPKITRKKSITSYSPTTGTCQMSPFASPTSFKEQEHKNGPSNGRRKTCITKRKESTTQDNDEFMVLLSKVEKSSEEIIEVMQNLSSIQALEGSRELENLIGISRASCVLKREMQKTKELMTKVTKQKLFEKKSSGLPKEELCHLDSYEFLKTILN, from the exons tcATTTGATTCTCcaaaaatcacaaggaaaaaaagtatTACATCCTATTCTCCAACAACTGGAACTTGTCAAATGAGCCCATTTGCTTCTCCCACAAGCTTTAAAGAACAAGAGCACAAAAATGGACCATCAAATG GAAGGAGGAAAACATGTATAACCAAAAGAAAGGAATCTACTACACAAGACAATGATGA ATTCATGGTGTTGCTATCTAAAGTTGAGAAGTCATCAGAAGAAATCATAGAAGTAATGCAAAATTTAAGTAGTATACAG GCTTTGGAGGGCAGTAGAGAACTGGAAAATCTCATTGGTATCTCCCGTGCATCATGTGTCTTGAAAAgagaaatgcagaaaacaaaagaacTAA tgacaaaagtaacaaaacagaaactattTGAAAAGAAGAGTTCAGGACTTCCCAAGGAAG aATTGTGTCATCTTGACAGCTATGAATTCCTTAAGACCATTTTAAACTGA
- the ITGB3BP gene encoding centromere protein R isoform X2 — translation MPVKRSLKLDGLLKANSFDSPKITRKKSITSYSPTTGTCQMSPFASPTSFKEQEHKNGPSNGRRKTCITKRKESTTQDNDEFMVLLSKVEKSSEEIIEVMQNLSSIQALEGSRELENLIGISRASCVLKREMQKTKELMTKVTKQKLFEKKSSGLPKEGI, via the exons tcATTTGATTCTCcaaaaatcacaaggaaaaaaagtatTACATCCTATTCTCCAACAACTGGAACTTGTCAAATGAGCCCATTTGCTTCTCCCACAAGCTTTAAAGAACAAGAGCACAAAAATGGACCATCAAATG GAAGGAGGAAAACATGTATAACCAAAAGAAAGGAATCTACTACACAAGACAATGATGA ATTCATGGTGTTGCTATCTAAAGTTGAGAAGTCATCAGAAGAAATCATAGAAGTAATGCAAAATTTAAGTAGTATACAG GCTTTGGAGGGCAGTAGAGAACTGGAAAATCTCATTGGTATCTCCCGTGCATCATGTGTCTTGAAAAgagaaatgcagaaaacaaaagaacTAA tgacaaaagtaacaaaacagaaactattTGAAAAGAAGAGTTCAGGACTTCCCAAGGAAG GCATTTAG